The proteins below are encoded in one region of Halalkalicoccus jeotgali B3:
- a CDS encoding DCC1-like thiol-disulfide oxidoreductase family protein produces the protein MTDATLVYDDDCGFCTWWAEFFSDRSDVRVVGFTDLTPELRERLPDTYENCSHFITDDGVYSCGASIEEAFTRTGIGQPVRPLSQFLRNFEDYERLRERSYRRVADNRSVWGRLLSKTPPVRQKSNDER, from the coding sequence ATGACCGACGCAACCCTCGTCTACGACGACGACTGTGGCTTCTGTACGTGGTGGGCGGAGTTCTTCAGCGACCGCTCGGATGTCCGCGTCGTCGGGTTCACTGACCTCACGCCGGAACTACGCGAGCGGCTGCCCGATACCTACGAAAACTGCTCGCATTTCATTACCGACGATGGTGTCTACTCGTGTGGCGCCTCGATCGAGGAGGCGTTCACGCGAACCGGGATCGGACAGCCAGTCCGACCCCTCTCGCAGTTCCTGCGGAACTTCGAGGACTACGAGCGACTACGTGAACGCTCCTACCGGCGAGTCGCGGACAACCGTAGCGTCTGGGGACGGCTGCTCTCGAAGACACCACCCGTTCGGCAAAAATCGAACGACGAGCGCTGA
- a CDS encoding lipase maturation factor family protein, with protein sequence MWLWSGEGYWIVRLLFQRALALLYLLAFLVAANQFRPLAGEDGLLPLSRYVENASFRERPSLFYFYPSDRVIAIAAWTGVGLSLLALVATPYWLPDPYATPASMALWAGLWLLYLSFVNAGQTFYGYGWESMLLETGFLAVFLGAGGVAPPFVVFVLLQWVLFRNMFGAGLIKLRGDECWRDLTCMEYHYETQPIPNPVSWFAHHRSKAFHRLETLGNHVVELAVPFLYFAPQPAAALAGVATIGFQGWLMITGNFAWLNALTIVLAIATFSDGVLSTVLPVTAPAVAPTPLYLEVAAVLVALAVVGLSVRPTMNMLSEGQVMNTSFDPLHLVNTYGAFGSITRDRYELVIEGTADEVLTDGTKWRAYEFKGKPTDPEQRPRQVAPYHLRLDWQLWFAAMSPSPYRSPWFPRLLGKLLEGDEATLDLLAENPFEEPPEYVRAIRYRYGYTTPEERDETGRWWERERVGTYVEPVSREDFEGRGRRRQRLR encoded by the coding sequence ATGTGGCTCTGGTCCGGCGAGGGGTACTGGATCGTCCGCTTGCTCTTCCAGCGTGCGCTCGCGTTGCTCTATCTGCTCGCCTTTCTCGTCGCCGCGAACCAGTTCCGGCCCCTCGCGGGCGAAGACGGCCTGTTGCCGCTCTCGCGGTACGTCGAGAACGCCTCGTTTCGAGAGCGCCCGAGCCTCTTCTATTTCTATCCGAGCGACCGCGTGATCGCGATCGCAGCGTGGACCGGCGTTGGCCTGTCCCTCCTCGCGCTCGTCGCCACACCCTACTGGCTGCCCGATCCCTACGCGACGCCCGCCTCGATGGCGCTGTGGGCGGGGCTGTGGCTGTTGTATCTCTCCTTTGTCAACGCGGGCCAGACCTTCTACGGCTACGGTTGGGAGTCGATGCTGCTCGAGACCGGCTTTCTCGCGGTCTTTCTCGGTGCCGGCGGTGTTGCTCCGCCGTTCGTGGTGTTCGTCCTGTTGCAGTGGGTACTCTTCAGAAATATGTTCGGGGCGGGGCTGATCAAACTGCGTGGCGACGAGTGTTGGCGCGATCTGACTTGCATGGAGTATCACTACGAGACCCAGCCGATCCCCAATCCCGTGAGCTGGTTCGCTCACCACCGCTCGAAGGCCTTTCACCGCCTCGAGACGCTCGGCAACCACGTCGTCGAACTCGCAGTCCCCTTCCTGTACTTCGCGCCCCAACCCGCCGCGGCGCTGGCGGGCGTGGCGACGATCGGCTTTCAGGGCTGGTTGATGATCACCGGCAACTTCGCGTGGCTCAACGCTCTGACGATCGTCTTGGCGATCGCGACGTTCAGCGACGGTGTTCTCAGTACCGTCCTGCCGGTCACGGCCCCGGCGGTCGCCCCGACACCCTTGTATCTCGAAGTAGCGGCCGTGCTCGTCGCGCTCGCTGTCGTCGGACTGAGCGTCCGACCGACGATGAACATGCTCTCGGAAGGGCAGGTGATGAACACGTCGTTCGATCCCCTACATCTGGTCAACACGTACGGTGCGTTCGGGTCGATCACGAGAGATCGATACGAGCTCGTCATCGAGGGCACCGCCGACGAGGTACTCACCGACGGGACGAAGTGGCGCGCCTACGAGTTCAAGGGCAAACCGACCGATCCCGAACAGCGTCCGCGGCAGGTCGCGCCCTATCACCTCCGGCTCGACTGGCAGCTGTGGTTCGCCGCTATGTCGCCGTCTCCCTACCGGAGTCCGTGGTTTCCGCGATTGCTGGGTAAGCTCCTCGAAGGCGACGAGGCGACGCTCGACCTCCTTGCGGAGAATCCCTTCGAGGAACCGCCGGAGTACGTCCGTGCGATTCGCTATCGCTATGGGTATACGACCCCGGAAGAGCGCGACGAGACGGGCCGATGGTGGGAGCGCGAACGTGTCGGGACGTACGTCGAACCGGTCTCACGCGAGGATTTCGAGGGCCGGGGTCGCCGTCGCCAGCGGCTGCGATGA